In Candidatus Sulfurimonas marisnigri, a single genomic region encodes these proteins:
- the hypB gene encoding hydrogenase nickel incorporation protein HypB has protein sequence MCKDCGCSITDSQAHTHEHSHSHKNSSEHQGAHQHLHDNPQLNDPKTISIITKILDKNDHEAGHNREHFNSKGVLCINLMSSPGSGKTALLESLSDIAEFKFGVVEGDLETSRDADRLKAKGIEAHQIQTGSACHLDAFMVHKALHHMDLDNMDVCFIENVGNLVCPASYDVGSHLNIVLVSIPEGEDKIAKYPVMFRTADLILFTKTDLLPYFEYDMQKEKEMARKLKPSVDIMEVSTKDEESIKKVASWIKFKMEMR, from the coding sequence ATGTGTAAAGATTGCGGTTGCAGTATAACAGATTCACAGGCTCATACTCATGAGCATAGTCACTCTCACAAAAATTCAAGTGAGCATCAAGGTGCGCACCAACACCTACATGACAATCCACAGCTAAATGATCCAAAAACCATCTCTATAATCACTAAAATTTTAGATAAAAATGACCACGAAGCAGGGCACAACAGAGAGCATTTTAACTCTAAGGGCGTGTTGTGTATAAATCTTATGAGTTCTCCAGGGAGCGGAAAGACAGCTCTTCTTGAGTCTCTCTCAGATATTGCTGAGTTTAAATTTGGTGTAGTTGAGGGGGATTTAGAGACTTCTCGTGATGCAGACAGACTTAAAGCAAAAGGGATAGAAGCTCACCAGATTCAAACAGGTTCTGCATGTCATCTTGATGCGTTTATGGTTCACAAAGCTCTTCACCATATGGATTTGGACAATATGGATGTATGTTTTATAGAGAATGTAGGAAACCTCGTGTGTCCAGCCTCTTATGATGTCGGAAGCCACCTAAATATAGTTTTGGTAAGTATTCCAGAGGGTGAGGATAAAATAGCCAAATATCCGGTTATGTTTAGAACTGCCGACTTGATTCTTTTTACTAAAACAGATTTACTTCCATACTTTGAGTATGACATGCAAAAAGAGAAAGAGATGGCAAGAAAACTAAAACCGAGCGTAGACATTATGGAAGTAAGCACTAAAGACGAAGAGAGCATTAAAAAAGTCGCTTCTTGGATTAAGTTTAAAATGGAGATGAGATAA
- a CDS encoding McrC family protein produces MNTIYEYSEVKDEKLKKHIIDTPLLHKYFKLDWNILKSQQYCGILNYDNQDFYLLPKVANSGCEANFPRKIADNNDEKNLDIFIYMLMYAYDVKLENEDIASCKNEKHNILEVFIQLFAQRLFKEFKRGIYKEYITEQDNLTTLRGKYLINENLKYNHIKNKIYCEYDEFSENNELNQFFLFAVKTLVNYTKNKKLLKHCELVLDEVEFKTFDINNLHVHFNRLNNRFKDSFEFALLLLNKSIPLFAKDKKSFAFLFDMNVLFERFVGKMVKELEPATLLQSCDTYGDLILKPDIIVKDLIIDTKYKKLGAKNDIKRDDKFQMFVYGKNYHITNTMLLYPKHLEHFDYDLVLGEKGEEVKMKVKSLDLWFDGCGGYKEYIEEIKIRITEIVK; encoded by the coding sequence ATGAATACTATTTATGAATATAGCGAAGTAAAAGATGAAAAATTAAAAAAGCACATCATAGATACTCCGCTGCTTCATAAATATTTTAAACTTGATTGGAATATTTTAAAATCACAACAGTATTGCGGAATATTAAACTATGACAATCAAGATTTTTATCTGCTTCCAAAAGTAGCGAATAGCGGTTGCGAAGCAAACTTTCCTCGAAAAATAGCAGACAATAACGATGAAAAAAATCTTGATATTTTCATCTACATGTTGATGTATGCTTATGACGTAAAACTTGAAAATGAAGATATAGCTTCTTGCAAAAATGAAAAACATAACATCTTAGAAGTTTTTATACAACTTTTTGCACAAAGGTTGTTTAAAGAGTTCAAACGAGGCATTTACAAAGAGTATATAACCGAGCAGGATAATCTCACGACCCTTAGAGGCAAATATCTTATAAATGAAAATCTTAAATATAATCATATAAAAAATAAAATCTACTGCGAATATGATGAATTTAGCGAGAATAATGAGCTAAATCAGTTTTTTTTATTTGCCGTAAAAACTTTAGTAAATTACACAAAAAACAAAAAACTTTTAAAACATTGTGAGCTTGTACTAGATGAGGTAGAGTTTAAAACTTTTGACATAAATAATCTACATGTACATTTTAACAGACTAAACAACAGGTTCAAAGATAGTTTTGAGTTTGCACTTTTGCTCTTAAACAAATCAATTCCGCTCTTTGCAAAAGATAAAAAAAGTTTTGCGTTCTTGTTTGACATGAATGTTCTTTTTGAGAGGTTTGTCGGCAAGATGGTAAAAGAGCTTGAACCCGCAACACTGCTTCAAAGCTGTGACACATACGGAGATCTGATTTTAAAACCTGATATTATTGTAAAAGATTTGATAATAGACACTAAATATAAAAAGCTTGGTGCAAAAAATGATATAAAAAGAGATGACAAGTTTCAGATGTTCGTTTATGGAAAAAACTATCATATAACAAATACAATGCTTCTCTATCCGAAACATCTGGAGCATTTTGATTATGATTTGGTTTTAGGGGAAAAGGGCGAGGAAGTAAAAATGAAAGTAAAGAGTTTGGATTTGTGGTTTGATGGGTGCGGTGGTTATAAAGAGTATATTGAAGAGATTAAAATTAGAATAACGGAGATTGTAAAATGA
- the rplU gene encoding 50S ribosomal protein L21, which yields MYAIIKNGGKQYKVQEGDVLLLDKMSLEPKAIIEINEVLAVNAGELKMGAPYVDGAVVTAEVINEGRDRKVVIFKKRRRKDSKVKRGFRRDFTRVRITKIAA from the coding sequence ATGTACGCAATTATCAAAAACGGCGGTAAGCAATATAAAGTTCAAGAGGGTGATGTTTTATTATTAGATAAAATGTCTCTTGAGCCTAAAGCTATCATCGAAATTAATGAAGTTCTAGCTGTTAACGCAGGCGAACTTAAAATGGGAGCTCCTTATGTTGATGGAGCTGTAGTAACTGCTGAAGTGATCAATGAAGGTCGTGACAGAAAAGTAGTTATCTTCAAAAAACGTCGTCGTAAAGACAGTAAAGTAAAAAGAGGTTTCAGAAGAGACTTCACTCGTGTTCGTATCACGAAAATAGCTGCATAA
- the hypD gene encoding hydrogenase formation protein HypD — translation MSLELKNLYDNFRDADTIKAYAKIIKEDAKKLNNPINIMEVCGGHTHTIMKYGILQLLPKNIKFIHGPGCPVCIMPKERIDHAYVLSMQEDVILVTLGDMIKVPGSSGSLQDARSKGADVRFVYSPLDCLKIAQENPTKTIIFFAIGFETTTPMTAALLDTVIKKGVKNIFLHVNHVTVPEAMSALLADKENKIDAFLGPSHVSVISGSKIYEEFPRDYNKPVVVSGFEPVDVMQSISMIVKQFIEDRCELEVEYKRAVTYDGNIKAQELINKYFEKVEHFRWRGLGDIPKSGLKLRDEYKEYNAEEIYSEILPSQKIDDHKLCICGDILRGLANPVECSIFGTACKPSSPVGSCMVSSEGACAAYYKYGNL, via the coding sequence ATGAGTTTAGAGCTTAAAAATTTATATGACAACTTTAGAGATGCAGACACCATAAAAGCTTATGCAAAAATCATAAAAGAAGATGCAAAGAAGTTAAATAATCCTATAAATATTATGGAAGTTTGCGGCGGACATACCCATACTATTATGAAGTATGGAATTCTCCAACTTTTACCTAAGAATATAAAGTTTATTCATGGTCCGGGTTGTCCTGTTTGTATAATGCCAAAAGAGAGAATCGACCATGCTTATGTACTAAGTATGCAAGAGGATGTGATACTTGTAACACTAGGCGATATGATTAAAGTTCCAGGAAGCAGTGGAAGCCTTCAAGATGCAAGGAGCAAGGGAGCCGATGTACGTTTTGTATACTCTCCTCTGGATTGTCTCAAAATTGCCCAAGAGAACCCAACAAAAACTATAATCTTTTTTGCCATAGGCTTTGAGACAACTACTCCTATGACAGCAGCTCTTCTTGATACGGTAATAAAAAAAGGTGTAAAAAACATTTTCTTACATGTAAACCATGTAACAGTTCCAGAGGCTATGTCTGCTCTGCTCGCCGACAAAGAGAACAAGATAGACGCTTTTTTAGGACCCTCACATGTAAGCGTAATTAGTGGGAGTAAAATATATGAAGAGTTCCCAAGAGATTACAATAAACCTGTAGTTGTTTCAGGTTTTGAGCCAGTTGATGTTATGCAGTCAATAAGTATGATAGTAAAACAGTTTATAGAAGATAGATGCGAGCTAGAAGTTGAGTATAAAAGAGCAGTCACTTATGATGGAAATATAAAAGCACAAGAGCTTATAAACAAGTATTTTGAAAAAGTTGAGCATTTTAGATGGAGAGGCTTAGGTGATATTCCTAAAAGCGGGTTGAAGCTAAGAGATGAGTATAAAGAGTATAATGCAGAAGAAATTTATAGTGAGATTTTGCCGAGCCAAAAGATAGACGACCATAAACTATGCATATGCGGCGATATACTAAGAGGTCTTGCAAATCCTGTTGAGTGTAGTATATTTGGCACAGCATGTAAGCCATCTTCACCTGTAGGAAGCTGCATGGTAAGCAGTGAAGGTGCTTGTGCAGCGTACTATAAATATGGGAACCTTTGA
- a CDS encoding HypC/HybG/HupF family hydrogenase formation chaperone, whose amino-acid sequence MCLSIPSKVVKIDKENGVATVDTMGVQRAASLDLVSEEDIKIGDYVLLHIGFVMNKIDEADALDSLELYKEIIAAMNEEDRQMAILEDDECPNRGE is encoded by the coding sequence ATGTGTCTTTCAATACCCTCAAAAGTAGTTAAAATAGACAAAGAAAATGGCGTTGCAACGGTTGACACTATGGGCGTGCAAAGAGCTGCCAGTTTAGACTTGGTAAGTGAAGAGGATATAAAGATTGGTGATTATGTACTTTTGCACATCGGCTTTGTTATGAACAAGATTGATGAAGCAGACGCTTTGGATAGTTTGGAGCTTTATAAAGAGATAATTGCCGCCATGAATGAAGAAGATAGGCAAATGGCAATTTTAGAAGACGATGAGTGTCCAAACAGAGGCGAGTAA
- the rpmA gene encoding 50S ribosomal protein L27 — MAHKKGQGSTQNNRDSAGRRLGVKKYGGEVVIPGNIIIRQRGTKVHPGKNVGMGKDHTLFALIEGVVTFERKDKKRQQVSVIPAA, encoded by the coding sequence ATGGCACATAAGAAAGGTCAGGGAAGTACACAGAATAATCGTGACTCAGCTGGTAGAAGACTTGGAGTTAAAAAGTATGGTGGTGAGGTAGTAATACCTGGTAACATCATTATTCGCCAAAGAGGAACTAAAGTTCATCCTGGTAAAAATGTTGGTATGGGTAAAGATCATACTTTATTTGCACTAATTGAAGGCGTAGTTACTTTTGAAAGAAAAGACAAAAAACGTCAACAAGTTTCAGTAATACCTGCTGCATAA
- the hypA gene encoding hydrogenase/urease nickel incorporation protein HypA: MHEYSIVQSLLDSCDENAKANNATKVIKVVIKIGVMSGVEPELLKTAFDTFKEQTICEDAEFIINIQSVIVKCNSCLIESTLKKLEYTCPKCKSTELSILDGEDMYLMQLELE; this comes from the coding sequence ATGCATGAATATAGTATAGTTCAATCTCTTTTAGACTCATGTGATGAGAATGCAAAAGCTAACAATGCTACAAAGGTGATTAAGGTTGTTATAAAGATAGGTGTAATGAGTGGAGTAGAACCAGAGCTTTTAAAAACTGCCTTTGATACATTTAAAGAACAAACCATATGTGAAGATGCAGAATTTATTATAAATATCCAAAGTGTTATTGTAAAATGTAACAGTTGTTTAATCGAATCTACACTTAAAAAACTAGAGTATACTTGCCCAAAATGCAAGAGTACAGAATTATCAATACTTGATGGTGAAGATATGTATTTGATGCAGTTAGAACTAGAATAA
- a CDS encoding VF530 family DNA-binding protein has protein sequence MSEQEKNKNNPLHGVKLQDILESLVKHYGWKKLGQLIDIRCFLFDQTINSSLKFLRKTPWARKKVEDLYLGTKNTSNKENTNE, from the coding sequence ATGAGTGAGCAAGAAAAAAACAAAAACAATCCATTACACGGTGTAAAACTACAAGATATCTTAGAGTCGCTTGTTAAGCATTACGGGTGGAAGAAGTTGGGGCAACTTATAGATATAAGATGCTTTTTATTTGACCAAACTATAAACTCAAGCCTGAAGTTTTTAAGAAAGACACCATGGGCTAGAAAAAAAGTTGAAGATTTGTATCTTGGCACTAAGAATACCTCAAATAAAGAAAATACAAATGAATAA
- the obgE gene encoding GTPase ObgE yields the protein MFTDSVELTISSGKGGQGCVAFRREKFVLNGGPNGGDGGKGGDVWFRCDNNTHTLSHFQKKMHIKADGGVPGAGSLMTGKSGLKKIIIVPPGTQILDLETGDVLFDMLEHGKEVLFIEGGKGGLGNVHFKSSTNQRPTYAQPGEKGETRKIKLDLKLIADVGLVGFPNVGKSTLISTVSNARPEIANYEFTTLTPKLGQVNIGDFESFVMADIPGIIGGAHEGKGLGIQFLRHIERTKTLLYMVDLASYRDLKEQIETLKNEISSFSEILGTNQYAIALTRLDVVPPDELNDLVNGFLELIGVKANKSSEFNFDDSMPYFIQESADETLGYDRTLPYFVAPISSAINKNIEPLKYSLFNLVHTNRSDAR from the coding sequence TTGTTTACAGATAGTGTCGAATTAACAATTTCATCAGGAAAAGGTGGACAAGGGTGTGTAGCATTTCGTCGTGAAAAGTTTGTTCTAAATGGCGGACCAAACGGTGGGGATGGTGGAAAAGGTGGAGATGTTTGGTTTAGATGCGACAACAATACACATACTCTCTCACATTTTCAGAAAAAAATGCACATCAAAGCAGATGGCGGAGTTCCTGGTGCTGGCTCACTTATGACTGGAAAATCTGGTCTTAAAAAAATCATTATTGTTCCACCAGGTACACAGATATTAGATCTTGAAACAGGTGATGTTCTTTTTGATATGCTAGAACATGGTAAAGAGGTGTTATTTATAGAAGGTGGAAAAGGCGGACTTGGTAATGTTCACTTTAAGAGTTCTACTAACCAAAGACCAACTTACGCACAACCTGGTGAAAAGGGTGAAACAAGAAAAATCAAGTTAGATTTAAAACTTATTGCAGATGTTGGTTTGGTTGGCTTTCCTAATGTTGGAAAATCTACTCTTATCTCTACTGTTTCAAATGCTCGTCCAGAGATTGCAAACTATGAGTTTACTACACTTACACCAAAGCTTGGTCAAGTGAATATTGGTGATTTCGAATCATTTGTTATGGCTGACATTCCTGGTATTATCGGTGGCGCTCACGAGGGTAAAGGTCTTGGAATTCAGTTTTTAAGACATATTGAGAGAACAAAAACGCTTCTGTATATGGTTGATTTGGCCTCTTACAGAGACTTGAAAGAGCAGATTGAAACTCTTAAAAATGAGATATCATCATTTTCTGAAATATTAGGTACAAATCAATATGCTATCGCACTTACAAGACTAGATGTCGTTCCTCCGGACGAATTAAACGATTTAGTAAATGGTTTCTTAGAGCTTATTGGAGTTAAAGCTAATAAAAGCAGTGAATTTAACTTTGATGATTCAATGCCTTACTTTATTCAAGAGAGCGCAGATGAAACTCTAGGGTATGATAGAACTCTTCCATATTTTGTTGCACCAATATCTTCTGCTATTAATAAAAATATTGAACCTCTTAAATACTCTCTATTTAATTTAGTACATACAAACAGAAGTGATGCGCGATAA
- the fmt gene encoding methionyl-tRNA formyltransferase, with the protein MKIIFMGTPDYAKAILQKIINTKDMQVVAVYTQPDKPVGRKKVMTPPEVKTLALENDIDVFQPNRLRDESVVKELLKIECDYIVVAAYGQILPLEILQHAPCINLHASILPQYRGASPIQQTLLNGDIKTGVTAMLMDVGLDTGDIIKIKEIDVNNTEMVESLFDRLTDVACALTIDVLQNFSLYPHVKQDDSLSSHCSKITKEDGEVEFKDATTLYNKYRAFTPWPGVYLSSRLKLKNIEFIEAQSENEAGKILHVDKNSIVVGCENGTLRILRVQPQSKNEMDILSYINGKRLTVADTLS; encoded by the coding sequence TTGAAGATAATTTTTATGGGTACGCCTGATTATGCAAAGGCTATACTGCAAAAAATTATAAATACAAAAGATATGCAAGTGGTTGCAGTTTATACTCAGCCAGATAAACCTGTCGGAAGAAAAAAAGTTATGACTCCGCCAGAAGTAAAGACTCTTGCATTGGAAAATGACATTGACGTTTTTCAGCCAAATAGACTTCGTGATGAGTCTGTAGTAAAAGAGCTTCTTAAAATAGAGTGTGATTATATTGTTGTTGCCGCATATGGACAGATACTTCCACTTGAGATTTTACAACACGCCCCATGCATAAACTTACATGCATCTATACTACCTCAATATAGAGGAGCAAGTCCAATTCAGCAAACTCTTCTCAATGGTGACATCAAAACGGGTGTTACTGCAATGCTTATGGATGTTGGTTTGGACACTGGTGATATTATTAAAATTAAAGAGATTGATGTTAATAATACTGAAATGGTAGAGTCTTTGTTTGATAGACTTACTGATGTTGCATGTGCCTTAACAATAGATGTATTGCAAAACTTTAGTTTATATCCACATGTTAAGCAAGATGATTCTCTATCTTCTCACTGTAGCAAAATTACAAAAGAAGATGGTGAAGTTGAGTTTAAAGATGCCACCACACTTTACAATAAATATCGTGCATTTACACCATGGCCTGGCGTTTATTTAAGTAGTAGATTAAAGTTAAAAAATATTGAATTTATAGAGGCTCAGAGTGAAAATGAGGCCGGAAAAATTCTACATGTAGATAAAAACAGTATTGTAGTTGGATGCGAAAATGGAACTCTTAGAATTTTAAGAGTTCAGCCACAATCTAAAAATGAGATGGATATATTATCTTATATAAATGGTAAAAGATTAACCGTTGCAGATACTCTCTCTTGA
- a CDS encoding biotin--[acetyl-CoA-carboxylase] ligase — protein sequence MQILSLDSINSTQNYLKELVKQNKVTTPLAVVAKTQTNGIGSRENSWNGMDGNLFLSFAISLNKLPKDLKLESASIYFAYILKETLAELDSKVWLKWPNDFYIDNKKIGGMITHVVKETLICGVGLNIQNSPENFEKLDIKISIDKLLNKYFESVEKNVLWKQVFSNYQIEFHKNKNFFTHKNNLKISLKDVILQSDGSIISDGERIYSLR from the coding sequence TTGCAGATACTCTCTCTTGATAGTATAAATTCAACTCAAAATTATTTAAAAGAGTTAGTAAAACAAAATAAAGTTACCACTCCTTTGGCAGTTGTAGCCAAAACTCAAACAAATGGCATAGGCAGCAGAGAAAATTCTTGGAACGGCATGGATGGAAATCTTTTTCTCTCTTTTGCTATATCATTAAACAAGCTTCCAAAAGATTTAAAACTAGAATCTGCTTCTATATATTTTGCTTATATATTAAAAGAGACATTAGCAGAATTGGATTCTAAGGTTTGGTTAAAATGGCCAAATGATTTTTATATAGATAATAAAAAAATTGGTGGAATGATCACACATGTAGTCAAAGAGACTCTTATTTGTGGAGTCGGTTTAAATATACAAAATTCTCCTGAAAATTTTGAAAAATTAGATATTAAAATAAGTATAGATAAACTATTGAATAAGTATTTCGAAAGTGTTGAGAAAAATGTTTTATGGAAGCAAGTTTTTAGTAACTATCAGATAGAATTCCATAAGAACAAAAACTTTTTTACACATAAAAATAATTTAAAAATTTCTTTAAAAGATGTTATCCTGCAAAGTGATGGCTCTATAATAAGTGATGGCGAGAGGATATATAGTCTAAGATGA
- a CDS encoding McrB family protein, with translation MKVIFNNKEYRKNGNVVGNDGDGLGRLCFDIFKYYLSMNPGKTYKELQDTFNVSTIHKQLSGQNSQRKVIFNEADFQNWFDNHANNDSKKNERYFGKGNYGNPIEYNSEKLYFTTQWGNRDGNIDKMINFAKQQSFNINILDNHDGEEPELEFPEIKNIILYGAPGVGKTHNYKKIVALIEGGDFLENKIFDFIINNKDDEIEEGSIDRLFKQVKDEKRVEFITFHQSYSYEDFIEGFRPSVSGNIELKDGIFKKLCSGAEKSDKNFYIVIDEINRGNISKIFGELITLIEEDKRDVYEVTLPYSKEKFKVPSNLYIIATMNSTDKSIATIDIALRRRFTFLKMKPNENLILHVEAKKLFNDLNKFIKENLNEDYMLGHSYFMKIQTTEDLEFTKEYKIKPLLEEYFYADEDNYNKAIKIFETTTTQEEENNE, from the coding sequence ATGAAAGTAATATTCAACAATAAAGAATACAGAAAAAATGGTAATGTAGTAGGTAATGATGGAGATGGTTTAGGAAGACTTTGTTTTGATATTTTCAAATATTACTTAAGTATGAATCCTGGTAAAACATATAAAGAATTGCAAGATACATTTAATGTCTCAACTATTCATAAGCAGTTATCTGGTCAAAATAGTCAACGGAAAGTTATTTTTAATGAAGCAGATTTTCAAAATTGGTTCGATAATCATGCAAATAATGATAGTAAAAAAAATGAAAGGTATTTTGGAAAAGGAAACTATGGAAATCCAATTGAATACAACAGTGAAAAATTATATTTTACTACTCAATGGGGGAATAGAGATGGGAATATTGATAAAATGATTAATTTTGCAAAGCAACAAAGCTTTAATATCAATATCTTAGATAATCATGATGGAGAAGAACCAGAACTCGAGTTTCCTGAAATCAAAAACATAATCCTCTACGGTGCACCTGGAGTTGGAAAAACTCATAACTATAAAAAAATTGTGGCACTTATTGAGGGTGGTGATTTTTTAGAAAATAAAATTTTTGATTTTATTATCAATAATAAAGATGATGAAATTGAAGAAGGCAGTATTGATAGATTATTTAAACAAGTTAAAGATGAGAAACGAGTCGAGTTTATAACATTTCATCAAAGCTACTCTTATGAAGATTTTATAGAGGGTTTTAGACCAAGTGTGAGCGGAAATATTGAGCTAAAAGATGGAATATTTAAAAAACTATGTAGTGGTGCAGAAAAATCTGATAAAAACTTCTACATAGTCATAGACGAAATAAACAGAGGAAATATCTCTAAAATCTTTGGAGAGCTTATCACACTCATAGAAGAGGATAAAAGAGATGTTTATGAAGTGACGCTTCCATACTCAAAAGAAAAGTTCAAAGTTCCATCAAATCTTTATATAATTGCTACGATGAATTCAACGGATAAATCTATCGCAACTATAGATATAGCCTTGAGAAGAAGATTTACATTTTTAAAGATGAAGCCAAATGAAAATCTAATCTTACATGTAGAAGCAAAAAAACTCTTTAATGACTTAAATAAATTTATAAAAGAGAATCTAAATGAAGACTACATGTTAGGACATAGTTACTTTATGAAAATACAAACTACAGAAGATTTGGAGTTTACAAAAGAGTATAAAATCAAACCACTTTTAGAAGAATATTTTTATGCTGATGAAGATAACTACAACAAAGCAATAAAAATCTTTGAAACTACAACCACACAAGAGGAAGAGAACAATGAGTGA
- the hypE gene encoding hydrogenase expression/formation protein HypE gives MNKTITLAQGNGGEENNELISKVFYKAFKNDILEKSEDAAIIHNGELAFSTDSFTVSPLFFAGADIGKLAVCGTCNDLAMMGAKPKYLTCSVIIEEGFSTSELELIVSSMKKELEVNGAIVVSGDTKVVPRGSVDKIFINTTGIGEVIKKGISSNNITQDDLIIVNRDIGCHGATIFSAREGIEMSSSLKSDCESLFAQVKALIDANINITAMRDATRGGVSAVLNEWSRQSNICIEVQEDKIPVSDEVVGICEMLGFEATALANEGTFVLAINKEDAQKAVEILKTFQNCSNATIIGKVTDRHLKRVILNSSFGTSRFLETPSGELLPRIC, from the coding sequence ATGAATAAAACAATCACTCTTGCTCAGGGAAACGGCGGAGAAGAGAACAACGAGCTTATCTCTAAAGTTTTTTACAAAGCATTTAAGAACGATATATTAGAAAAAAGCGAAGATGCGGCAATTATTCATAATGGAGAGTTGGCATTTTCAACCGACAGCTTTACTGTTAGTCCACTTTTCTTTGCCGGAGCCGACATAGGCAAGCTTGCGGTTTGTGGTACATGTAACGATTTGGCTATGATGGGGGCAAAGCCAAAATACCTTACATGTAGCGTTATTATAGAGGAGGGATTCTCAACTTCTGAACTTGAACTTATTGTAAGCAGTATGAAAAAGGAACTTGAGGTAAACGGTGCTATTGTAGTAAGCGGCGATACAAAGGTTGTACCTCGTGGAAGTGTTGATAAGATTTTTATAAACACTACTGGCATTGGTGAGGTTATAAAAAAAGGTATCAGCTCGAACAACATCACTCAGGATGATTTAATTATAGTAAACCGTGATATCGGTTGTCACGGTGCAACTATTTTTTCAGCTCGTGAAGGTATTGAGATGAGCAGCTCTTTAAAAAGCGATTGTGAATCATTGTTTGCTCAAGTAAAGGCTCTAATAGATGCAAATATAAATATAACCGCTATGAGAGATGCAACAAGAGGTGGAGTGAGTGCTGTTTTAAATGAGTGGTCTAGGCAGTCAAACATTTGTATAGAAGTACAAGAAGATAAAATCCCTGTAAGTGATGAGGTAGTAGGTATTTGTGAGATGCTTGGCTTTGAGGCAACTGCTTTGGCAAATGAGGGAACTTTCGTACTTGCTATAAACAAAGAGGATGCACAAAAAGCGGTAGAGATTTTAAAAACATTTCAAAACTGCTCAAACGCTACTATTATAGGTAAGGTGACAGATAGACATTTAAAAAGGGTAATCTTAAATAGCAGTTTTGGAACTTCAAGATTTTTAGAGACGCCTAGCGGTGAGCTGCTTCCAAGAATTTGCTAA
- the proB gene encoding glutamate 5-kinase, protein MKRIVVKVGSAVLTQNESIALERMRALVDFLAELKKSSEVILVSSGAVAAGYTALKLDRSVLQNKQALASIGQPILMDKYSKKFATHNILSAQVLVTAANLQREDEIQRIKDTVDTLISNGVIPIINENDATSTKELVVGDNDQLSAYITKHTDSDLLIILSDIDGYYDSDPRENKDAKVLKIVNSIDKNELQKDATPHGAFATGGILTKLKAADYLLTNSIDMFLSSGFDLSDIKSYMLDEKYTGGTLFTKGKDN, encoded by the coding sequence ATGAAACGAATTGTTGTTAAAGTTGGTAGTGCTGTTTTAACACAAAATGAATCAATTGCTCTTGAGCGGATGAGAGCATTGGTCGATTTTTTAGCAGAGTTGAAAAAGAGTTCTGAAGTTATACTAGTTTCATCAGGTGCAGTTGCAGCTGGATATACAGCATTAAAATTAGACAGAAGTGTATTGCAGAACAAACAAGCTTTAGCATCTATCGGTCAACCGATACTAATGGACAAATATAGTAAAAAATTCGCAACTCACAATATACTTTCGGCTCAAGTGTTGGTTACTGCTGCAAATTTACAAAGAGAAGATGAGATACAAAGAATTAAAGATACTGTAGATACTCTTATCTCAAATGGTGTTATTCCAATTATTAATGAGAATGATGCAACATCTACAAAAGAACTTGTTGTTGGGGATAATGATCAGTTATCAGCTTATATAACAAAACATACCGATTCTGATTTGCTTATAATCCTTTCTGATATAGATGGTTACTATGACAGTGATCCAAGAGAAAACAAAGATGCAAAAGTGCTAAAAATTGTAAATTCTATTGATAAAAATGAGCTTCAAAAAGATGCAACACCTCACGGCGCTTTTGCTACAGGCGGAATTTTGACTAAATTAAAAGCTGCTGATTACCTTTTAACCAATTCAATAGATATGTTTTTATCTAGCGGATTTGATTTGAGCGACATTAAAAGCTACATGTTGGACGAAAAATATACCGGCGGAACACTATTTACAAAAGGCAAAGATAATTGA